One window from the genome of Luteithermobacter gelatinilyticus encodes:
- a CDS encoding zinc ABC transporter substrate-binding protein, with amino-acid sequence MLPFIRNTTYKKWAFILGLVAILMAAAPLGAHAKQLSVVASIKPIHSLVAGVMGDQGTLSLLLDSALDPHIFSMKSSDIRKVINADILFYVDPELETFLSSIVSQKHYKLHAVRLAAQEDILLLPYRTSKVWFSEEQASDQAGNRDHTNPQAAQEAMDLHIWLHPANARRIVTIIEETLSRHDPDNRLTYIRNAKLLIKRLYDLEERVRDQLRPMREKPLIVYHDAIQYFERAFNLKSVGAIQLKSDAPPSVKHLRALRKIAREKNVACVLGAPGSHPRIATVVMGDTQAGYDVIDPLGLYLDPGPELYFELIEEISLTLQQCQPVDSDLFDIDPQMD; translated from the coding sequence ATGCTGCCCTTCATCCGAAACACCACATATAAAAAATGGGCTTTTATTTTGGGGCTGGTCGCCATTTTGATGGCCGCGGCCCCTTTGGGGGCTCACGCCAAACAGCTTTCCGTCGTCGCCAGCATCAAACCGATTCATTCCTTGGTGGCCGGGGTGATGGGGGATCAGGGGACCCTGTCGCTGCTGCTCGACAGCGCGCTGGATCCGCATATTTTCAGCATGAAATCTTCCGACATTCGCAAGGTCATCAACGCCGACATCCTGTTTTATGTGGACCCTGAACTGGAAACTTTTCTGTCCAGCATCGTCAGCCAGAAACACTACAAACTCCACGCCGTACGCCTTGCCGCGCAGGAAGACATCCTCCTGCTGCCCTATCGAACCAGCAAGGTCTGGTTTTCCGAGGAGCAGGCATCAGATCAGGCGGGGAACAGGGATCACACAAATCCTCAGGCCGCTCAGGAGGCCATGGACCTGCATATCTGGCTGCATCCGGCCAATGCGCGGCGGATCGTCACCATTATTGAAGAAACCCTGTCCCGGCATGATCCGGACAATCGCCTGACCTATATCCGCAATGCCAAACTGCTGATTAAACGGCTTTATGACCTGGAGGAACGCGTCCGCGATCAGCTGCGCCCCATGCGGGAAAAACCGCTGATTGTCTATCATGACGCGATCCAGTATTTTGAACGGGCCTTTAATCTGAAAAGCGTCGGCGCCATTCAATTGAAATCGGATGCCCCGCCCAGTGTCAAGCATCTAAGGGCGCTCAGAAAAATCGCCCGGGAGAAAAATGTTGCCTGTGTCCTTGGGGCACCGGGTTCGCATCCACGCATTGCCACCGTGGTCATGGGGGATACTCAGGCAGGATATGACGTGATTGATCCGCTGGGGCTGTATCTTGATCCCGGCCCGGAGTTGTATTTTGAACTGATTGAGGAAATTTCCCTCACGCTGCAACAATGCCAGCCTGTGGACAGCGACCTGTTTGACATAGATCCACAAATGGACTGA
- a CDS encoding short-chain fatty acid transporter, whose protein sequence is MKLLQIMSRPFVVFVERYYPEPFVFAILLTFLTFAITFTVTDTAPVQAMAAWGSGLASLLSFMAQLCIMLITAHALAHTDPIQKALKFLGRQPATQPGAYLMVTLVAGFASLLSWPLGLVSGAIMAQQVALEGRKKGLRLHYPLLVASAYSGFVIWHMGYSASAPLFVATPGNELEDMMGGIIPVSETIFAPWNIATALITLSLVALTCALMRPRDQDILEIPETAINALEKLDKKELEKEEAGDSPSHLPSASSPAARLDNSRLIPLLSGGILLVYLIHWFVTKGLDLNLNIVNWSLLALGLCLSRSALHYVSLITNASRTVTPILLQYPFYAGIMGLMAQSGLVSIMSDWFTSLATPHSLPFWAFISGGLVNFFVPSGGGQWAIQGPVFIEAAKNLNVDLPLVVMGIAYGDQWTNMIQPFWTIPLLAIAGLHMRQIMGYTFVILLVTFVTFSAGLFFAAL, encoded by the coding sequence ATGAAATTGCTCCAGATCATGTCGCGGCCGTTTGTGGTTTTTGTGGAACGGTATTATCCGGAACCTTTTGTTTTTGCCATTTTGCTGACCTTCCTGACATTTGCCATCACCTTCACCGTTACCGATACCGCCCCCGTTCAGGCCATGGCAGCCTGGGGCAGCGGGTTGGCCTCATTACTGTCTTTTATGGCGCAGCTTTGTATCATGCTGATCACGGCGCATGCCCTGGCCCATACGGACCCCATTCAAAAGGCATTGAAATTTCTTGGCCGGCAGCCCGCCACCCAGCCCGGCGCCTATCTGATGGTGACGCTGGTGGCCGGTTTCGCCAGTCTCCTGTCCTGGCCGCTGGGGCTGGTGTCCGGTGCCATTATGGCCCAACAAGTAGCCCTTGAGGGCCGCAAGAAAGGGCTGCGTCTGCATTATCCTCTGCTGGTGGCCTCCGCCTATTCGGGGTTTGTGATCTGGCATATGGGCTATTCCGCTTCCGCGCCGCTGTTTGTGGCAACCCCAGGTAATGAACTGGAAGATATGATGGGGGGCATCATCCCGGTCAGCGAAACCATCTTTGCCCCGTGGAACATTGCCACCGCGCTGATCACCCTGAGCCTGGTGGCGTTAACCTGCGCCCTGATGCGCCCACGGGACCAGGACATTCTTGAAATTCCCGAAACCGCCATCAATGCTTTGGAAAAGTTAGATAAAAAAGAGCTGGAGAAAGAAGAAGCGGGCGATAGTCCATCCCATCTGCCAAGCGCATCCAGCCCGGCCGCCAGGCTCGATAACAGCCGGCTGATCCCCCTTCTGTCAGGAGGGATACTGTTGGTGTATCTGATTCACTGGTTTGTCACCAAAGGGCTTGATCTCAATCTCAATATTGTCAACTGGTCACTACTGGCCCTGGGGTTATGTCTGTCCCGGTCGGCCCTGCATTATGTTTCCCTGATCACCAATGCCAGCCGCACCGTTACCCCCATTCTGCTACAATATCCCTTTTATGCCGGCATTATGGGGTTGATGGCGCAGTCCGGACTGGTGAGCATCATGTCCGACTGGTTCACCAGCCTGGCCACCCCCCACAGCCTGCCCTTCTGGGCTTTTATTTCCGGCGGGCTGGTCAATTTCTTTGTGCCCAGCGGCGGCGGACAATGGGCCATCCAAGGACCGGTTTTCATCGAGGCCGCCAAAAACCTGAATGTGGATTTGCCACTGGTGGTCATGGGCATCGCCTACGGGGACCAGTGGACCAACATGATCCAACCGTTCTGGACCATTCCGCTCCTGGCCATTGCCGGACTGCATATGCGCCAGATCATGGGATACACATTTGTTATCCTGCTGGTCACCTTTGTCACCTTTTCCGCAGGGCTGTTCTTCGCCGCCCTGTAA
- a CDS encoding PAS domain-containing protein translates to MTDLNEVTFDDSEIIVSKTDLKGKITYANHVFMKVSGYSETELLGKPHNIIRHPDMPRAVFKLLWDRIQQKKEVFAYVKNACKDGRYYWVFAHVTPTLDLHGNIIGYHSSRRTPNRKVLPIIEDLYAGLRQIEQQATSPKKGMAAAGEHLARVLAEKNMGYEEFIFSLDGVA, encoded by the coding sequence ATGACAGATCTAAATGAAGTCACTTTTGACGATTCTGAAATCATTGTCAGCAAGACAGACCTGAAAGGAAAAATCACTTATGCCAATCATGTTTTTATGAAGGTCAGTGGTTATTCCGAAACAGAACTCTTGGGTAAGCCGCACAATATCATCCGGCATCCAGACATGCCCCGGGCCGTTTTTAAGCTGTTGTGGGACAGAATACAGCAGAAAAAGGAAGTCTTCGCCTATGTGAAAAATGCCTGTAAGGATGGGCGGTATTATTGGGTTTTTGCCCATGTCACGCCGACCTTGGACCTGCATGGCAATATTATCGGATATCATTCCAGCCGCCGTACTCCCAACCGCAAGGTTTTACCGATCATAGAAGATCTCTATGCCGGCTTGCGGCAAATTGAACAGCAAGCCACCAGCCCCAAAAAAGGCATGGCGGCAGCAGGGGAACATCTGGCCCGTGTGCTGGCGGAAAAAAATATGGGATATGAAGAATTTATTTTTTCTCTGGACGGTGTGGCCTGA
- a CDS encoding PAS domain-containing protein, translated as MNKIIPTTQEVTFGENELIVSKTDLKGRITYTNHVFQNVSGFEEAELMGQPHNVIRHPDMPRCIFKVLWERLQSGNEVFAYIKNICKSGAYYWVFAHVTPSFGSEGTIIGYHSSRRLPERRKIAMVEQLYQYLKKIEDDAPNSKEGMALAYARLQELLAEQNISFDHFTFEIEQYFHRLTFDKTSTEYRLVG; from the coding sequence ATGAACAAAATTATTCCAACAACTCAAGAGGTTACATTCGGCGAGAATGAGCTTATTGTCAGCAAGACGGACCTTAAAGGCCGGATCACCTACACCAATCATGTTTTTCAGAATGTCAGTGGATTTGAAGAAGCGGAGCTTATGGGGCAACCGCATAATGTGATTCGCCATCCCGATATGCCCCGGTGTATTTTTAAGGTGCTGTGGGAGCGGCTCCAATCCGGCAATGAGGTTTTTGCCTATATCAAGAATATCTGCAAAAGCGGCGCCTATTACTGGGTATTTGCTCATGTCACGCCAAGCTTCGGGTCGGAGGGGACCATTATCGGGTATCATTCCAGTCGCCGCCTTCCTGAACGACGCAAGATCGCCATGGTCGAGCAGTTATATCAATATCTGAAAAAAATAGAAGACGATGCGCCCAATTCAAAAGAGGGAATGGCACTGGCCTATGCCCGACTGCAGGAGCTGCTGGCTGAACAGAATATCAGTTTTGATCATTTTACCTTTGAAATTGAACAGTATTTTCACCGTTTGACATTTGATAAAACTTCCACAGAGTATCGTTTGGTAGGTTGA